Proteins from a genomic interval of Medicago truncatula cultivar Jemalong A17 chromosome 3, MtrunA17r5.0-ANR, whole genome shotgun sequence:
- the LOC11440749 gene encoding 30S ribosomal protein 2, chloroplastic, which yields MASLLSQLNFLSLTHNNTHTNFTLKPKTTTPSSLVVTTRRFRKHFVVSSEQATVDSPALRKLYVGNIPRTVSNDELEKIVQEHGAVEKAEVMYDKYSKRSRRFAFVTMKTVEDANAAAEKLNGTEIGGREIKVNITEKPLTTEGLPVQAGESTFVDSPYKVYVGNLAKNVTSDSLKKFFSEKGNALSAKVSRAPGTSKSSGFGFVTFSSDEDVEAAISSFNNALLEGQKIRVNKA from the exons ATGGCTTCTCTACTCTCACAACTCAATTTCCTTTCTCTAACTCACAACAACACTCACACAAACTTTACCTTAAAACCCAAAACAACAACACCTTCTTCTCTTGTCGTTACGACACGTCGTTTTAGAAAACACTTTGTTGTTTCTTCTGAACAAGCCACGGTTGATTCTCCTGCTCTTAGAAAACTCTACGTTGGTAACATTCCTCGTACTGTTAGTAATGATGAACTTGAGAAAATTGTTCAAGAACATGGTGCTGTTGAAAAAGCTGAg GTTATGTATGATAAATACTCTAAAAGGAGCCGTCGTTTTGCATTTGTTACAATGAAAACCGTTGAGGATGCAAACGCAGCAGCTGAGAAACTCAATGGCACT GAAATTGGAGGGCGTGAGATTAAAGTGAATATAACTGAAAAACCTTTAACAACGGAAGGTTTGCCAGTCCAGGCCGGGGAATCCACATTTGTTGACAGTCCTTACAAGGTATATGTGGGAAATCTGGCTAAGAATGTAACATCCGATAGCCTTAAAAAATTCTTCTCGGAAAAAGGAAATGCTCTTAGTGCCAAGGTTTCACGGGCTCCTGGGACCTCAAAATCCAGCGGTTTTGGCTTTGTTACTTTTTCATCAGATGAGGATGTAGAAGCTGCTATCTCATCTTTCAACAATGCT TTGTTAGAAGGGCAGAAAATACGTGTGAATAAGGCgtag
- the LOC112419855 gene encoding putative nuclease HARBI1 isoform X1, producing MSPKAFLDLCSILQQEGGLLPTQRVTVEEQVAKTLYLLTHNVRNREIQFWFRRSGETTSRHFHRVLRSIIEIGRTYLKQPDGSRIPIEILGNHRFYPYFKDCVGAIDCTHVRVKVPLAEASRYRGRKSFPTQNVLVACSFDLKFTYVLPGWEGTASDSRILKHALQRRNGLKIPRGKFYILDAGFMLRKGLITPFRSTRYHLKEFSARNPPRTAQELFNLRHSSLRNVVERAFGIVKKRFPIISSGAEATYGINTQNYIILACCILHNFLMGVDPDEDLIAEVDEEIANQSASQTGHGHIEVDEDEENSDLGQNFRNSILGAMWTNYLSYHSR from the exons ATGAGTCCTAAGGCGTTTTTGGACTTATGCTCTATATTACAACAAGAGGGTGGTCTTCTACCAACACAAAGGGTAACCGTAGAGGAACAAGTTGCTAAAACTCTTTACCTTCTAACACACAATGTTAGAAATAGAGAGATTCAATTCTGGTTCCGACGCTCTGGCGAAACTACTAGTCGTCATTTTCATCGGGTGCTCCGATCAATAATTGAGATAGGGCGTACCTATCTCAAACAACCAGATGGATCACGCATTCCGATAGAAATTCTTGGAAATCATCGATTTTACCCCTACTTTAAAGACTGCGTTGGAGCAATTGATTGTACACATGTTCGTGTAAAAGTACCATTGGCTGAAGCTTCAAGGTATCGTGGTAGGAAAAGTTTTCCTACACAAAATGTGTTGGTCGCATGTTCTTTTGATCTTAAGTTCACTTATGTTTTGCCTGGATGGGAGGGTACTGCTTCTGATTCTAGGATATTAAAACATGCACTACAGAGAAGAAATGGTCTCAAAATACCTAGAG GTAAGTTTTATATTCTTGATGCTGGATTCATGTTGAGAAAGGGGCTAATTACACCGTTTAGATCAACACGTTATCATTTGAAAGAATTCTCAGCCAGAAATCCCCCTAGAACAGCTCAAGAGTTATTCAACCTTCGACATTCATCGTTGCGTAATGTTGTTGAAAGGGCTTTTGGAATTGTGAAGAAAAGATTTCCTATCATTTCAAGTGGCGCTGAAGCAACTTATGGAATCAATACTCAAAATTATATTATCCTTGCATGTTGCATTTTGCATAATTTCTTGATGGGGGTAGATCCTGATGAAGACTTGATTGCTGAGGTAGACGAAGAAATCGCCAATCAAAGTGCATCTCAAACTGGTCATGGCCATATAGAAGTAGATGAGGATGAAgaaaattcagatttaggtcAAAATTTTAGAAATTCTATACTTGGTGCCATGTGGACCAATTACCTATCATATCATAGTAGATGA
- the LOC112419855 gene encoding uncharacterized protein isoform X2, with product MSTSKRETWTTEMNNALIDAFVHQVSAGNKQGGTFTSIAYTNITKEMSEKFQRPFDKEKVKDRWKLVKRNFTKCHDIFNGMSGFAWKSDTHMWDALPEVWKTLIEAKPEAAQWMNKPFANYDKLVIACGDERATGGKVMNDEDIRQNHPLNRESESIGTSDQVTLESLQEGGNEQDVTSPEVQIPPEPRAKRSRKSRDEDEVEGIKAALLNVADAFRESTASHDKYFKDSIAAYEKANLKLPISEEEVFKLLEELQVDSHMIIRAYSYLLEFPEKVRALLGLPKHLRKSFLLESMVGQGYSSR from the exons ATGTCTACCTCTAAAAGAGAGACATGGACAACAGAGATGAACAATGCTCTTATTGATGCGTTTGTTCATCAAGTAAGTGCGGGAAACAAACAAGGTGGGACCTTTACATCAATAGCATACACCAATATAACAAAGGAGATGTCCGAAAAGTTTCAAAGACCTTTTGACAAGGAAAAGGTGAAAGATAGATGGAAATTGGTGAAAAGAAATTTTACTAAATGTCATGACATTTTCAATGGCATGAGCGGTTTTGCTTGGAAATCAGACACACATATGTGGGATGCTTTACCTGAAGTTTGGAAAACATTAATCGAG gCAAAACCTGAAGCTGCACAATGGATGAACAAACCTTTTGCCAATTATGACAAATTGGTTATTGCTTGTGGAGATGAAAGGGCCACTGGAGGAAAGGTTATGAATGATGAAGATATTCGCCAAAATCATCCCCTCAATCGTGAGTCAGAATCCATTGGTACTAGTGACCAGGTGACACTAGAGAGTTTGCAAGAGGGCGGCAATGAGCAGGATGTCACTTCTCCTGAGGTCCAAATTCCCCCAGAACCTAGAGCCAAAAGATCTAGAAAGTCCcgagatgaagatgaagttgaAGGGATAAAAGCTGCCCTTTTGAACGTTGCTGATGCTTTTAGAGAGAGTACTGCATCTCATGATAAGTATTTTAAAGACAGCATTGCAGCTTATGAGAAAGCTAATTTAAAACTTCCAATTTCAGAAGAAGAAGTTTTTAAACTTCTTGAGGAATTGCAAGTGGATAGTCATATGATCATTCGGGCATATTCTTATCTTCTAGAGTTTCCTGAGAAGGTTAGAGCTTTACTTGGACTTCCAAAACACTTGCGGAAGAGTTTTCTATTAGAATCGATGGTTGGTCAAGGTTACTCGTCAAGGTAA
- the LOC11423887 gene encoding FT-interacting protein 1: MMSIKRRPRGNNPMTMHAINPQVQQGHPNSHHEEDYNVRDTSPQLGERWPNGGNYNGRGWMSGGERSTSTYDLVEQMFYLYVRVVKAKNLTLNSLTSTCDPYVEVRLGNYKGRTKHLDKRSNPEWNQVYAFSKDQIQSSILEVIVKDKETVGRDDYIGRVAFDLNEVPTRVPPDSPLAPQWYRLEDRRGEGRVRGDIMLAVWNGTQADEAFSDAWHSDAATVYGEGVFNIRSKVYVSPKLWYLRVNVIEAQDVISSDRNRVPEVFIKAQMGSQVLRTKVCPTRSTTQIWNEDLVFVAAEPFEEQLTITVEDRVHGSKDEVLGKIMLPLTLFEKRLDHRPVHSRWFNLEKYGFGMMEGDRRNEVKFSSRIHMRICLEGGYHVLDESTLYASDHRPTARQLWKQPIGMLEVGILGAQKLLPMKMNNSRGSTDAYCVAKYGQKWIRTRTILDTFSPKWNEQYTWEVYDPCTVITLGVFDNCHLGGGGEKAPSGGSNAARDSRIGKVRIRLSTLEANRIYTNSYPLLVLHQNGVKKMGELQLAIRFTTLSIANMVYIYGQPLLPKMHYLSPFTVNQVENLRYQAMNIVAMRLGRAEPPLRKEAVEYMLDVDSHMWSMRRSKANFFRMMSLFSSAITMGKWFNQVCNWKNPVTSVLVHILFLILILYPELILPTIFLYMFLIGLWNYRFRPRNPPHMDTKLSWAEGANPDELDEEFDTFPSSKPHDVVRMRYDRLRSVAGRIQTVVGDIATQGERFHSLLSWRDTRATSLFIVFSLCSAVILYATPPRVVALVTGLYFLRHPKFRSKMPSVPSNFFKRLPAQTDSML; this comes from the exons ATGATGTCAATAAAGAGAAGACCAAGAGGTAATAATCCAATGACAATGCACGCAATTAACCCTCAAGTTCAACAAGGCCATCCAAATAGTCATCATGAAGAGGACTATAATGTGAGAGACACAAGTCCACAACTCGGCGAACGGTGGCCAAATGGTGGAAATTATAATGGAAGAGGATGGATGAGTGGTGGTGAAAGATCAACAAGTACCTATGACCTTGTTGAGCAGATGTTTTATCTTTATGTCCGAGTCGTGAAAGCGAAGAATCTCACCTTGAACAGTCTCACTTCAACATGTGATCCTTATGTTGAAGTGAGGCTAGGAAACTAtaaaggaagaacaaaacatCTTGATAAGAGATCGAATCCGGAATGGAACCAAGTCTATGCTTTCTCCAAAGATCAAATTCAATCTTCTATTTTAGAAGTGATTGTGAAAGATAAAGAAACGGTTGGTAGAGATGATTACATTGGAAGAGTAGCTTTTGACCTCAATGAAGTTCCAACTAGAGTTCCACCAGATAGTCCATTGGCTCCTCAATGGTATAGACTTGAAGACAGAAGAGGAGAAGGAAGGGTTAGAGGCGACATTATGCTCGCGGTTTGGAATGGAACACAAGCCGATGAAGCTTTCTCAGATGCTTGGCATTCTGATGCTGCAACTGTGTATGGAGAAGGTGTTTTCAATATCAGATCAAAGGTTTATGTTTCACCGAAACTATGGTATCTAAGGGTCAATGTGATCGAAGCACAAGACGTGATATCGAGCGACAGAAACCGGGTGCCAGAGGTTTTTATCAAAGCTCAGATGGGCAGCCAAGTACTGAGAACTAAG GTATGTCCAACTAGATCAACAACACAAATTTGGAATGAAGATTTAGTTTTTGTGGCAGCCGAACCATTTGAGGAGCAATTGACGATTACCGTGGAGGATCGTGTGCACGGTTCAAAAGATGAGGTACTTGGAAAGATAATGTTACCATTGACACTGTTTGAGAAGCGGCTAGACCATAGGCCGGTTCATTCTCGATGGTTCAATCTTGAGAAATACGGTTTTGGAATGATGGAAGGTGATAGAAGAAACGAGGTTAAATTTTCAAGCAGGATTCACATGAGAATTTGCCTCGAAGGTGGTTACCATGTCTTAGATGAATCAACTTTGTATGCAAGTGATCATAGACCAACAGCTAGACAGCTATGGAAGCAGCCTATAGGAATGCTTGAAGTAGGGATCTTAGGAGCACAAAAGCTTCTTCCAATGAAGATGAACAATAGCCGTGGAAGCACCGATGCGTACTGCGTAGCCAAGTATGGTCAGAAATGGATCAGAACTAGAACTATTCTTGACACTTTTAGTCCTAAATGGAATGAACAATACACATGGGAAGTTTATGATCCTTGCACTGTAATAACACTAGGAGTTTTTGATAATTGCCATTTAGGTGGTGGAGGAGAAAAAGCTCCTAGTGGTGGAAGCAATGCAGCTAGGGATTCAAGGATCGGAAAGGTTAGGATTAGGCTCTCAACACTTGAAGCTAATAGAATTTACACAAACTCTTATCCACTTCTTGTTTTGCATCAAAATGGTGTCAAGAAAATGGGTGAGCTTCAACTAGCAATAAGGTTCACTACTCTTTCAATAGCTAACATGgtttatatttatggacaaCCTTTGCTTCCAAAGATGCATTATTTAAGTCCCTTCACAGTTAATCAAGTTGAAAATTTAAGGTACCAAGCGATGAATATCGTAGCTATGAGGCTAGGTAGAGCCGAACCTCCTCTTAGGAAAGAGGCAGTTGAGTACATGTTAGATGTTGATTCACATATGTGGAGCATGAGAAGAAGCAAAGCCAACTTCTTTCGCATGATGTCGCTTTTTTCTAGCGCGATCACAATGGGGAAATGGTTCAACCAAGTTTGCAATTGGAAGAATCCGGTCACATCGGTACTAGTACACATTCTATTCCTAATATTGATTTTGTATCCAGAATTGATTCTTCCGACTATATTTCTCTACATGTTCTTAATTGGTTTATGGAACTATCGATTTCGTCCAAGAAATCCACCTCACATGGATACTAAACTCTCATGGGCCGAAGGAGCTAATCCAGACGAACTCGATGAAGAGTTTGATACATTTCCAAGTTCTAAACCTCATGATGTGGTGAGAATGAGGTATGATAGGCTTAGAAGTGTTGCGGGAAGGATTCAAACGGTTGTTGGAGACATAGCTACACAAGGAGAGAGGTTTCATTCTCTACTGAGCTGGAGAGATACAAGAGCAACTAGTCTCTTTATAGTGTTCAGCTTGTGTTCTGCAGTTATTCTCTATGCAACACCACCAAGAGTGGTGGCTTTGGTAACTGGTTTGTACTTTCTTCGGCATCCGAAGTTTCGGAGCAAGATGCCTTCTGTGCCAAGCAATTTCTTCAAGAGATTACCAGCTCAAACAGATAGCATGctgtga